In a single window of the Gossypium hirsutum isolate 1008001.06 chromosome A13, Gossypium_hirsutum_v2.1, whole genome shotgun sequence genome:
- the LOC107941263 gene encoding UDP-D-apiose/UDP-D-xylose synthase 2 codes for MAARMDLDGRPIKPMTICMIGAGGFIGSHLCEKLMAETPHKVLALDVYNDKIKRLLEPDSLPWAGRIEFHRINIKHDSRLEGLVKMADLTINLAAICTPADYNTRPLDTIYSNFIDALPVVKYCSENSKRLIRFSTCEVYGKTIGSFLPKDSPLRKDPAYYVLKEDTSPCIFGSIEKQRWPYACAKQLIERLIYAEGAESGLDFTIVRPFNWIGPRMDFIPGIDGPSEGVPRVLACFSNNLLRREPLKLVDGGQSQRTFVYIKDAIEAVLLMIENPDRANGHIFNVGNPNNEVTVRQLAEMMTQVYTKVSGEPMLQSPSIDVSSKEFYGEGYDDSDKRIPDMTIINKQLGWNPKTSLWDLLESTLTYQYRTYAEAIKKSMAKPTAS; via the exons ATGGCGGCGAGAATGGATCTGGACGGTAGGCCGATAAAGCCGATGACGATATGCATGATCGGAGCCGGAGGCTTCATTGGCTCTCACCTTTGTGAGAAACTGATGGCGGAGACACCGCATAAAGTGCTTGCATTGGATGTTTACAATGATAAGATCAAACGCCTCCTCGAGCCCGACTCTTTGCCTTGGGCTGGCCGTATCGAATTTCACCGAATTAACATCAAGCATGATTCTAGGCTAGAAGGCCTTGTCAAGATGGCAGATCTC ACGATAAATCTTGCGGCGATCTGTACTCCGGCAGATTACAATACGCGTCCACTGGACACAATTTATAGCAATTTCATTGATGCACTTCCTGTG GTGAAGTACTGTTCTGAGAACAGCAAACGTCTCATTCGCTTCTCTACTTGTGAAGTTTACGGCAAAACCATTGGAAGCTTTCTTCCTAAAGATTCTCCTCTCCGTAAG GATCCTGCTTACTATGTTCTCAAGGAAGATACTTCGCCTTGCATTTTTGGTTCAATAGAGAAACAGAGGTGGCCGTATGCATGTGCTAAGCAATTGATCGAGAGGCTTATCTATG CTGAGGGTGCGGAGAGTGGCCTTGATTTCACCATTGTGAGGCCTTTTAACTGGATTGGACCAAGGATGGATTTCATTCCCGGCATTGATGGTCCAAGTGAAGGAGTTCCAAGAGTTCTGGCATGCTTTAGTAAT AACCTGCTACGTCGTGAGCCACTTAAGCTTGTTGATGGTGGCCAATCCCAGAGAACTTTTGTTTACATTAAGGATGCCATTGAAGCTGTTCTTTTGATGATT GAAAACCCAGATAGGGCCAATGGTCATATTTTCAATGTGGGTAACCCAAACAATGAAGTCACAGTTAGGCAACTTGCTGAAATGATGACTCAG GTCTATACCAAGGTTAGTGGAGAACCTATGTTGCAGTCACCATCTATTGATGTCAGCTCCAAGGAATTTTACGGTGAGGGATATGACGATAGCGACAAGAGAATCCCGGACATGACCATAATAAATAAACAACTCG GTTGGAACCCCAAGACATCCCTTTGGGACTTACTTGAATCGACTCTTACCTACCAATACCGGACTTACGCCGAGGCCATTAAGAAGTCCATGGCAAAACCAACTGCATCCTAA